The Saprospiraceae bacterium genome includes a window with the following:
- a CDS encoding pirin family protein, giving the protein MNNAVLHKSETRGHADHGWLNSYHTFSFANYHDPKRMNFGVLRVLNDDTVAAGRGFATHAHDNMEIISIPLEGDLEHKDSMGNSTIIRKGDIQVMSAGTGVHHSEYNKNHDKPVKFLQIWMFPNKKNVTPRYDQISLNEQDRINTFQQVISPNPDDSGVWIHQDAWFHLGKLDKGIELNYSLKNKSNGLYIFVINGDVTINDISLNKRDGLGLWNIDEVSFKADSETEVLLMEVPI; this is encoded by the coding sequence ATGAATAATGCAGTTTTGCATAAATCTGAAACTAGAGGCCACGCAGATCATGGATGGTTAAATAGTTATCATACCTTTAGTTTTGCAAATTATCATGATCCCAAAAGGATGAATTTTGGAGTTTTAAGGGTGCTGAATGATGACACAGTTGCAGCAGGTCGAGGTTTTGCTACCCATGCACATGACAACATGGAAATAATCTCCATCCCACTCGAGGGTGATCTGGAGCATAAAGACAGTATGGGCAATTCGACCATTATCCGTAAGGGGGACATACAGGTGATGAGCGCAGGTACGGGTGTCCACCATAGTGAATACAACAAAAACCATGATAAACCAGTCAAATTTCTTCAGATCTGGATGTTTCCGAATAAAAAGAATGTCACACCCAGATATGATCAGATATCACTCAACGAACAGGATAGAATCAATACGTTTCAGCAAGTAATATCGCCCAATCCGGATGATAGTGGCGTATGGATCCACCAGGATGCCTGGTTTCATTTAGGGAAATTGGACAAAGGCATAGAGCTGAATTATTCATTAAAAAACAAATCTAACGGACTTTACATATTTGTCATCAACGGAGACGTTACTATAAATGATATCAGCCTGAATAAAAGAGACGGACTTGGGTTATGGAATATAGATGAGGTAAGTTTTAAAGCCGATTCTGAAACAGAAGTTTTGCTTATGGAAGTACCAATTTGA
- the uvrB gene encoding excinuclease ABC subunit UvrB: protein MSFKLTSHYSPTGDQPKAIEQLVDGLNRNERSQVLLGVTGSGKTFTIANVIAQVEKPTLVLTHNKTLTAQLYAELTEFFPENAVEFFVSYYDYYQPEAYLTYSDTYIEKDLQINEEVDKLRLRATSSLLSGRRDVIIVSSVSCIYGMGNPEDYKSGIIRIDKGQKITRNTFLYALVTSLYSRTETDFKRATFRVKGDTVDINLPYVDYGYRVIFFGDEIEQIEQLETVSGKRIKSLDNAAIFPANLYVAPKDRLNAVIRDIEDELNRHEVFFQSEGRYIEAQRIRERVTFDLEMIRELGYCSGIENYSRFFDGRKQGTRPFCLLDYFPDDYLMVIDESHVTLPQVRGMWGGDRARKINLVNYGFRLPSAMDNRPLSFEEFESVINQVIYVSATPGDYELEQTEGVVVEQIVRPTGLLDPPIQVRPSLNQIDDLLEEIQKRIDVDERVLVTTLTKRMAEELTKYLTKLNIKVRYIHSEVETMDRVEIIRDLRMGEFDVLVGVNLLREGLDLPEVSLVAVLDADKEGFLRNNRSLTQTAGRAARNSNGLVIFYADKITNSMQTTMDETNRRRAIQIAFNQEFDITPTTILKSKEDIMSQTSILDIRGKKPVAYIEKENADLAADPVIAYMNKDQLQKLANETESRMKKAAKELDFISAAQLRDELMALRKKL from the coding sequence ATGTCATTTAAATTAACTTCACATTACAGCCCTACCGGAGATCAACCGAAAGCTATTGAACAACTTGTAGATGGACTGAACAGGAATGAAAGGTCGCAGGTGTTGCTTGGCGTTACCGGCTCAGGCAAAACTTTTACTATTGCCAATGTTATTGCTCAAGTTGAAAAGCCAACTTTAGTGCTAACACATAATAAAACGCTCACCGCCCAATTATATGCAGAGTTAACGGAATTTTTTCCTGAGAATGCTGTTGAGTTTTTTGTGTCTTATTATGATTATTACCAACCGGAAGCATATCTAACTTATTCAGATACTTACATCGAGAAGGATCTCCAGATAAACGAAGAAGTAGATAAGTTGAGATTAAGAGCAACTTCGTCCCTATTATCGGGTCGTAGGGATGTGATCATTGTCTCATCGGTTTCCTGTATTTATGGTATGGGGAATCCGGAGGACTACAAATCCGGAATTATCAGGATTGACAAAGGACAAAAGATTACCCGTAACACATTTTTATACGCATTGGTGACAAGTCTTTACTCCAGAACGGAAACCGATTTTAAAAGAGCAACTTTCCGGGTGAAGGGCGATACTGTGGATATTAATCTGCCTTATGTGGATTATGGATACAGGGTGATATTTTTTGGTGACGAGATCGAGCAAATAGAACAATTGGAAACGGTATCAGGCAAACGGATTAAATCATTGGATAATGCCGCAATTTTTCCCGCCAATCTATATGTTGCTCCCAAAGACAGACTCAATGCCGTCATTCGGGATATCGAAGATGAGTTGAACAGACATGAAGTTTTTTTTCAATCTGAAGGAAGATATATTGAAGCTCAAAGGATAAGAGAGCGTGTTACTTTTGACCTGGAGATGATCAGAGAATTGGGATATTGTAGCGGAATTGAAAATTATTCCCGATTTTTTGATGGAAGGAAGCAAGGCACCAGACCTTTTTGTCTTCTGGATTATTTTCCGGATGATTACCTGATGGTTATCGATGAAAGCCACGTAACATTGCCACAAGTCAGAGGGATGTGGGGTGGGGACCGGGCCCGTAAAATCAATCTTGTGAATTATGGATTCAGACTGCCTTCTGCAATGGATAACCGACCGTTGAGTTTTGAAGAGTTTGAATCTGTTATTAATCAGGTGATTTATGTCAGTGCTACTCCGGGAGATTATGAGTTGGAACAGACAGAAGGCGTTGTTGTAGAACAGATTGTACGTCCCACGGGATTGCTGGATCCCCCGATTCAGGTTAGACCAAGTCTCAATCAGATAGATGATTTATTGGAAGAAATCCAAAAGCGGATTGATGTGGACGAAAGGGTTTTGGTTACAACGCTGACCAAAAGGATGGCGGAAGAACTCACCAAATACCTTACTAAATTAAATATCAAGGTCAGATATATACATTCCGAAGTAGAAACGATGGATAGGGTAGAAATCATTCGCGATTTGAGAATGGGCGAATTTGATGTTCTGGTCGGGGTGAATCTTTTAAGAGAAGGGCTTGATTTGCCTGAAGTTTCATTAGTTGCCGTTTTGGACGCAGACAAAGAAGGTTTTTTAAGAAATAACCGATCTCTTACCCAAACAGCAGGTCGGGCTGCCAGAAATTCCAATGGGTTGGTCATATTTTATGCAGATAAGATTACAAACAGTATGCAAACCACAATGGATGAGACCAACAGAAGAAGAGCCATACAAATTGCTTTTAATCAGGAATTTGATATCACTCCTACTACCATTTTAAAAAGTAAGGAAGATATTATGAGTCAGACTTCTATTTTGGATATCAGAGGTAAAAAACCGGTCGCATATATAGAAAAAGAAAATGCAGACCTGGCCGCTGATCCTGTAATAGCATACATGAATAAAGACCAACTTCAGAAATTGGCGAATGAAACTGAAAGTAGAATGAAAAAAGCGGCCAAAGAACTCGATTTTATTTCTGCTGCTCAATTGAGAGATGAATTGATGGCTTTACGCAAAAAATTATAA
- the paaJ gene encoding phenylacetate-CoA oxygenase subunit PaaJ, whose translation MALNSDFELKQKIREILSNVTDPEIPVITIEDLGIIRDILIKDDGKISVVITPTYTGCPAMDMITVEIKAALEEHGFSNTEVISVLDPEWTTDWISEAGRTKLREYGIAPPAQKTSDKSYLTGKSPVVACPLCKSENTEMISHFGSTPCKSLYKCLDCLEPFDYFKCH comes from the coding sequence ATGGCTTTAAATTCAGATTTTGAGTTAAAACAGAAAATAAGAGAAATTCTATCTAATGTAACTGATCCTGAAATACCGGTCATTACGATTGAAGATTTAGGGATCATCAGAGATATATTGATCAAGGATGACGGTAAAATAAGTGTTGTCATAACGCCGACTTACACCGGCTGCCCGGCAATGGATATGATTACTGTAGAAATCAAAGCAGCTCTTGAAGAACACGGCTTCAGCAATACAGAAGTGATCAGTGTTCTGGATCCGGAATGGACGACGGATTGGATATCAGAAGCAGGTCGAACAAAACTCAGAGAATACGGCATCGCTCCACCAGCACAGAAAACATCAGACAAGTCCTATCTGACCGGAAAGTCTCCTGTAGTTGCATGTCCGTTATGTAAATCTGAAAATACAGAAATGATCAGTCATTTTGGTTCTACACCCTGTAAGTCATTGTACAAATGTCTGGATTGCCTGGAGCCGTTTGATTATTTTAAATGTCATTAA
- a CDS encoding enoyl-CoA hydratase/isomerase family protein translates to MSFLIYTNKSGVATIQFNRPEKYNSFVREMALDFQAALDQSAKDKTVRCIVITGTGKAFSAGQDLPEAIDPNGPEMSKIVREHYNPVIERIRNIEKPVIAAVNGVAAGAGANIALACDIVIATESAVFIQAFSKIGLIPDSGGTYTLPRLIGLQRATALMMLGEKVMAKDAVSMGMIYKSFPDELFESETNKLAVQLAEMPTYGLGLTKRALNKSFQNTLSDQLQLEDELQTLAGNSEDYQEGVAAFIGKRKPEFKGK, encoded by the coding sequence ATGTCATTCTTAATCTATACCAACAAATCCGGCGTCGCTACCATCCAATTCAACAGACCCGAAAAGTACAACAGTTTTGTCCGGGAGATGGCATTGGATTTTCAGGCAGCGTTGGATCAGTCAGCCAAGGATAAGACAGTACGTTGCATCGTAATTACAGGAACAGGAAAAGCATTTTCAGCCGGGCAGGATTTACCGGAAGCTATTGACCCGAATGGTCCTGAAATGAGTAAAATTGTACGGGAACACTACAATCCGGTCATTGAAAGAATCAGAAATATAGAAAAGCCGGTTATAGCGGCAGTCAATGGAGTAGCCGCAGGTGCAGGTGCAAATATCGCATTGGCATGTGACATTGTCATTGCTACGGAGTCAGCGGTTTTTATTCAGGCATTCAGTAAGATTGGGTTGATTCCGGATAGTGGTGGTACATATACTTTACCACGATTAATCGGACTTCAAAGAGCTACAGCCTTGATGATGCTGGGAGAAAAAGTAATGGCAAAGGATGCTGTCTCTATGGGTATGATTTATAAAAGTTTCCCGGATGAGTTATTTGAAAGTGAAACTAATAAATTGGCGGTGCAATTAGCAGAAATGCCTACTTATGGTTTAGGATTGACGAAACGAGCATTAAATAAATCATTTCAGAATACACTCTCCGATCAGTTGCAACTGGAAGACGAGTTACAGACACTTGCCGGTAACAGCGAAGATTATCAGGAAGGAGTAGCTGCATTTATCGGAAAACGAAAACCTGAATTTAAAGGCAAGTAA
- a CDS encoding SWIM zinc finger family protein has product MTDKNFLIELIYNDELILQGESLYEKNAVTDLMEVESALYSAKVKDGNVYEIEIQFPFTKKQKASCDCTFYKDNHICKHILSVLFELRAQIKTKNNEKELKIKSTSSKLNTLNISNILQTIDHEDLVSFVRNYAKTDKKFSTQLKVSFARKIDLKDNADKYKSILNTLIRPYTGSGSKTSASEVRNIILVLEDFNDQINDCLVLKQYREAFYIFESAFSKLEYLRHYQKHHEQHLKELSANYHALISQFLTEKLPPDLKKEITANLIDLSGRSYYHFQDAYYNIHHLLSLYADKETIQQISVLIPDLILKKESNEKGILMAINFKIAKKIQKTETEIFKDQKMLAIDVADHLISMQEEKLAIQLLQLLDKPGRFEKEFSGRLIFLYARQQKKSELLEAGIKALVSSKDLKYFDILKKEADEILWTVWYEKIQSAVLKADPTGLLISKLYRKEEKWDDLILLLQSENDIKLLQQYDTALFKADKQALISLYREITFNFMSEHVGDASHQFLKEVLQHLKSVHLPSVVKSLEGFISEQFRHRPALLEVFK; this is encoded by the coding sequence TTGACAGACAAAAACTTTTTAATTGAACTGATATATAATGATGAATTAATTCTTCAAGGAGAATCACTGTATGAAAAAAATGCTGTTACTGATCTGATGGAAGTAGAATCAGCTTTATATTCAGCAAAAGTAAAAGACGGCAATGTTTATGAAATTGAAATTCAGTTTCCCTTCACTAAAAAACAGAAGGCCTCGTGTGATTGTACCTTTTATAAAGACAATCACATTTGCAAACATATACTTTCGGTTCTTTTTGAATTAAGAGCCCAAATAAAAACAAAAAATAATGAAAAAGAACTTAAAATAAAATCTACTTCCAGCAAACTAAACACTCTTAACATTTCCAATATACTTCAGACAATTGACCATGAAGATCTCGTGAGTTTTGTTAGAAATTATGCAAAGACAGATAAAAAATTTTCGACACAATTAAAAGTCAGCTTTGCAAGAAAAATAGATCTTAAGGATAATGCAGACAAATATAAGAGTATATTAAATACCCTGATAAGGCCTTATACGGGTTCCGGCTCAAAAACTTCTGCATCTGAAGTACGTAATATTATTCTGGTATTAGAAGATTTTAATGATCAGATCAATGATTGTTTGGTCCTGAAACAATACAGGGAGGCTTTTTATATTTTTGAAAGTGCTTTTTCAAAACTTGAATATCTGAGACATTATCAAAAACATCATGAGCAACATTTGAAAGAATTAAGTGCTAATTATCATGCTTTAATTTCCCAGTTTCTGACAGAAAAATTGCCGCCAGACCTAAAAAAAGAAATAACAGCAAATCTTATCGATCTTTCAGGCAGGTCATATTATCACTTTCAGGACGCATATTATAATATCCATCATCTTTTAAGTTTGTATGCAGATAAGGAAACTATTCAACAGATCAGTGTCCTGATACCTGATTTGATTTTAAAAAAAGAATCCAATGAGAAAGGTATTTTAATGGCAATAAATTTCAAAATTGCTAAAAAAATCCAGAAGACAGAAACTGAAATTTTCAAAGATCAAAAAATGCTGGCCATTGATGTAGCCGACCATTTAATTTCTATGCAGGAAGAAAAACTCGCTATCCAATTATTACAATTGTTGGACAAACCGGGTAGATTTGAAAAAGAATTTTCCGGGCGGTTGATATTCCTTTACGCAAGGCAACAAAAAAAATCTGAACTTCTTGAAGCAGGTATAAAAGCTTTGGTTTCTTCTAAAGATTTAAAATATTTTGACATTCTCAAAAAGGAAGCAGATGAAATATTGTGGACTGTATGGTATGAAAAAATTCAATCCGCCGTATTAAAAGCTGACCCTACCGGACTGTTAATCAGTAAATTATACAGAAAAGAAGAAAAATGGGATGATCTGATTCTGTTGCTTCAATCAGAGAATGACATTAAATTACTTCAACAATATGATACGGCACTTTTTAAAGCGGATAAACAAGCACTTATAAGTTTATACAGAGAAATTACATTTAATTTTATGTCCGAACATGTCGGTGATGCTTCTCATCAATTTCTGAAAGAAGTATTACAACATCTGAAATCTGTGCATCTGCCTTCAGTAGTTAAGAGTCTGGAAGGTTTTATTTCTGAACAGTTCAGACATAGACCTGCTTTATTGGAGGTGTTTAAGTGA
- a CDS encoding DEAD/DEAH box helicase has product MNFTELGLDEKLLEAISYMGFEKASPIQELAIPEIMKGRDLIACAQTGTGKTAAFMLPILHNIVTRQHKGTSTLVIVPTRELAVQIEQQIQGFAYFMPVSSMAVYGGGSGNEWEVQRKGLEGQADIIVATPGKLLSFLNMGKTRFETLRYLILDEADRMLDMGFYDDIKKILAFLPKKRQTLMFSATMPTKMKELAKSNLIDPAEITIAISKPSEAVLQAAYLVNDQHKAALINDLIKNKPTFESIIVFCSTKKSVQEVTRALSGKGYTVEGISSDLEQKEREEMLNRFRAKNTRVIVATDVLARGIDIKDINLVINYNVPNDGEDYVHRIGRTARADASGVALTLINEHEMGNFADIEKLIGATITKINLPPQIGISPEWDPNARHKRFSRPKSGNSSGPKTGQKSGGNRPFKRREKN; this is encoded by the coding sequence ATGAATTTTACAGAGTTGGGTCTCGACGAAAAGCTGTTGGAAGCAATTTCTTACATGGGGTTTGAAAAAGCCTCACCTATTCAAGAGCTTGCTATCCCGGAAATTATGAAAGGAAGAGATCTGATAGCATGCGCACAGACAGGGACAGGAAAAACGGCTGCCTTCATGTTGCCAATTCTTCATAATATAGTGACCAGGCAGCATAAAGGCACCAGCACTTTGGTCATCGTTCCTACCAGAGAACTGGCAGTGCAGATTGAACAACAAATACAAGGTTTTGCGTATTTTATGCCGGTTTCATCCATGGCAGTGTATGGGGGGGGCAGTGGTAATGAATGGGAGGTTCAACGAAAAGGTCTGGAAGGACAGGCGGATATTATTGTGGCTACGCCTGGAAAATTATTAAGTTTCCTTAATATGGGTAAAACCCGTTTTGAAACTTTAAGATACCTGATTCTGGATGAAGCAGACAGAATGCTGGACATGGGATTTTATGATGATATCAAAAAGATTTTGGCTTTTCTGCCAAAGAAAAGACAAACGCTGATGTTTAGTGCGACTATGCCAACTAAAATGAAAGAACTCGCAAAGTCCAACCTTATAGATCCTGCTGAAATAACTATAGCTATTTCCAAACCTTCAGAAGCAGTGTTGCAAGCCGCTTATCTGGTAAATGATCAGCACAAAGCTGCATTAATCAATGACCTGATCAAAAATAAACCTACTTTTGAGAGCATAATCGTATTTTGTTCTACCAAAAAAAGTGTTCAGGAAGTTACGAGAGCTCTGAGCGGGAAAGGTTATACAGTAGAAGGTATTTCTTCCGATCTCGAACAAAAAGAAAGAGAAGAAATGCTCAACAGATTCAGAGCAAAAAATACGAGAGTAATAGTAGCCACGGATGTTCTTGCACGAGGAATAGATATTAAAGATATCAATCTGGTTATTAACTATAACGTACCCAATGACGGAGAAGATTATGTACACAGGATAGGAAGAACTGCCCGGGCAGATGCTTCAGGGGTAGCACTGACGCTTATTAATGAACATGAAATGGGGAATTTTGCGGACATAGAAAAATTAATCGGCGCTACTATCACCAAAATTAACCTTCCGCCACAAATTGGGATTAGTCCTGAGTGGGATCCAAATGCACGGCATAAAAGATTCAGCAGACCAAAATCGGGAAATTCTTCCGGACCAAAAACCGGACAGAAGTCAGGCGGCAATCGTCCCTTTAAAAGAAGGGAAAAGAATTGA
- a CDS encoding DUF423 domain-containing protein has protein sequence MKANINLFRTEIIITAICGAAAVGLGAFGAHGLKPLLSDVQLTTYQTAVQYHFIHTLALLALLPLMIIVNHNILRQSFYFLFTGIVLFSGSLYLISADDITEFRINALLGPVTPLGGLFLIAGWLNIMRLVLPLKEF, from the coding sequence ATGAAAGCAAACATAAACCTTTTCAGAACTGAAATCATCATTACGGCTATCTGCGGAGCTGCTGCTGTAGGATTGGGAGCGTTCGGGGCACATGGATTAAAGCCATTGCTCTCAGATGTACAACTCACTACTTATCAGACGGCAGTTCAATATCATTTTATTCACACTTTGGCTTTACTTGCACTGCTGCCACTGATGATAATTGTAAACCACAATATTTTGCGCCAAAGCTTTTACTTTCTATTTACAGGAATAGTCCTTTTTAGCGGTTCGCTATATTTAATCAGTGCTGACGACATTACAGAATTCAGGATTAATGCTCTCCTTGGGCCGGTCACACCTTTGGGTGGTTTATTTTTGATAGCCGGATGGCTGAATATTATGCGATTGGTACTTCCATTAAAGGAATTCTAA
- the ung gene encoding uracil-DNA glycosylase, producing MNPDKINIHASWRSVLSDSFTEPYFDEIVSKLKILKANGTIVYPPGSLIFNAFNSTPFENLKVVIIGQDPYHNPHEAMGLSFSVPKGIKIPPSLKNIFKEINHDLKCPVPAHGDLSSWASQGVFLLNAILTVEQNKPGSHKDIGWQKFTDDVIRRISDHKNNVVFMLWGNFAKNKKALINSEKHLVLESAHPSPLAGNAFQGCGHFSKANEYLIENNLPPVRWDINS from the coding sequence ATGAATCCTGATAAAATAAATATTCACGCTTCTTGGCGATCTGTCCTTTCTGATTCGTTTACAGAGCCTTATTTTGATGAAATAGTCAGTAAATTAAAAATCCTGAAAGCCAACGGAACGATAGTCTATCCACCGGGATCATTAATTTTTAATGCATTTAATTCTACCCCTTTTGAAAATCTTAAAGTGGTTATCATCGGACAGGATCCTTATCACAATCCGCATGAAGCAATGGGACTGAGCTTTTCTGTCCCCAAAGGAATAAAAATACCACCGTCCCTTAAAAACATTTTTAAGGAGATCAATCATGATTTAAAATGTCCGGTTCCGGCACATGGTGATTTATCCTCCTGGGCTTCTCAGGGAGTGTTTTTATTAAACGCTATTCTGACCGTTGAACAGAACAAACCGGGATCACATAAAGATATCGGCTGGCAAAAATTTACGGACGATGTTATTCGCCGTATATCGGATCATAAAAACAATGTCGTGTTTATGTTATGGGGTAATTTTGCCAAAAATAAAAAGGCCCTGATTAATTCAGAGAAGCATCTCGTTCTGGAATCTGCTCACCCATCGCCGCTTGCTGGTAATGCATTTCAGGGTTGCGGGCATTTTTCCAAAGCAAATGAATATCTGATAGAAAATAATCTTCCCCCTGTCCGATGGGATATCAACTCTTAG
- a CDS encoding Txe/YoeB family addiction module toxin: MSSYVLRFSDQAKDDIRLHKKSGNKSVVNKITLLLEELVLHPFTGTGKPEPLKHILTGFWSRRINREHRLIYEVSDNVIFILSAKGHYL, translated from the coding sequence ATGAGTAGCTATGTACTACGCTTTTCCGACCAAGCCAAAGACGATATAAGACTACACAAAAAATCAGGGAATAAGTCTGTTGTTAATAAAATTACCTTGCTTTTGGAAGAATTGGTACTACACCCGTTTACAGGTACCGGGAAACCCGAACCACTTAAACATATCTTAACAGGCTTTTGGTCTCGCAGAATTAACCGAGAACATCGTTTAATTTATGAAGTTTCTGATAATGTTATTTTTATCCTTTCTGCCAAAGGGCATTATTTATAA
- a CDS encoding TonB-dependent receptor, with the protein MNNYLFYLLTFIAFGAYAQESERDTMNNHEIQEVTIVGKRSNSIPGSGYYLSSRKLEKFNQYDAQNVLRILPGVNVRDEEGFGLRPNIGLRGTAVNRTEKVTVMEDGILIAPAPYADPSAYYFPTFIRMSGIEVLKGSSQIKYGPRTVGGAINLLSTPIPGTFKGFAQLSYGSFNTNQQRLWVGDSRDNFDYVFEVTRFASDGFKEIDGGGKSGFDRRDFMGKLRWHTTPDSKVYQAVTLKFVNSTENGNETYLGLTYDDYQKNPRRRYAGTQLDVLDMFHHHVSLNHVILPAKGLSINTTAYYAKTFREWARGNSFGGQSINNILNDPIGLITAYNVLTGVADGNIDYRATNRTYFSQGLQINANYSFTTNQLNHKLHFGVRHHHDQSDRFGTNANYNMTNGKMILIAGGVKGNAENQIRNATATAAYFTYDLEYKGLKLSPGFRYEKIDLDFENFGTTDGERLGSKLLTASNNLSILLPGIGINYEFNNTSIVFGGVHKGFSPPGMPSVSSTSGQAIPESSINYELGYRHISDGLNFQATGFFNDFDNILGSDNVSGGGLGTGDMFNAGRAKIQGLEFSMEYDILYKKGTSDNLKLPVSLAYTYTSATFQETFTNGGGDWGGGLINEQDFIPFVSPHLLTAVIGLETSKFNVSVTGRYTDETRVKPGKGDTNLPASHISLSNINALPGFLILDFSANYKLTKKITLFSFINNLTNNSAIVANLPQGYRPAMPLSFNVGLKADF; encoded by the coding sequence ATGAACAATTATTTATTCTACCTTTTGACTTTTATTGCCTTTGGAGCATATGCTCAGGAATCGGAAAGAGATACTATGAATAATCATGAGATTCAGGAAGTAACCATAGTTGGCAAAAGATCCAATTCCATTCCTGGGTCAGGATATTACTTAAGTTCACGTAAATTGGAGAAATTCAACCAATATGACGCACAAAACGTGCTGAGGATATTACCGGGTGTCAACGTGAGAGATGAAGAAGGTTTTGGCTTAAGACCCAATATTGGCCTGAGAGGCACTGCTGTCAACAGGACAGAAAAAGTAACCGTAATGGAAGACGGTATCCTGATAGCACCGGCTCCGTATGCAGACCCATCCGCATATTATTTTCCCACATTTATCAGAATGTCAGGAATAGAGGTCTTAAAAGGTAGTAGTCAGATAAAATATGGCCCCAGAACAGTGGGAGGAGCTATCAACTTATTATCAACGCCTATACCCGGTACTTTTAAAGGCTTCGCCCAGTTATCTTATGGTAGTTTTAACACCAATCAACAGCGACTTTGGGTGGGTGATAGTCGTGATAATTTTGATTATGTTTTTGAAGTTACACGATTTGCAAGTGATGGTTTTAAAGAGATAGATGGTGGTGGCAAGTCAGGTTTTGACAGAAGGGATTTCATGGGGAAACTCCGATGGCATACAACCCCGGATTCAAAAGTTTACCAAGCCGTCACGTTAAAATTTGTCAATAGTACAGAAAATGGTAATGAAACCTATCTGGGTTTAACCTATGACGATTATCAGAAAAACCCAAGGAGAAGATATGCCGGAACACAATTGGACGTACTGGATATGTTTCATCATCATGTATCTCTCAATCATGTAATTTTACCTGCAAAAGGGCTTTCAATAAACACAACGGCCTACTATGCAAAGACATTCAGAGAGTGGGCCAGAGGTAATAGTTTCGGTGGTCAAAGCATTAATAATATACTCAATGATCCTATCGGGCTAATCACGGCCTATAATGTTTTGACAGGGGTAGCTGACGGAAATATAGATTATCGTGCCACAAACAGAACTTATTTTTCTCAGGGACTTCAAATAAATGCAAACTATAGCTTTACTACTAATCAATTAAATCATAAGTTGCATTTTGGCGTCAGACACCATCATGATCAATCAGATAGATTTGGTACAAATGCTAATTATAATATGACGAATGGGAAAATGATTCTTATTGCCGGTGGTGTAAAAGGTAATGCAGAAAATCAAATCAGAAATGCGACTGCAACTGCCGCATACTTCACTTACGATTTGGAATACAAAGGATTAAAGCTTAGTCCGGGATTCAGATATGAAAAAATAGACCTGGATTTTGAAAATTTTGGTACAACAGACGGTGAAAGATTAGGATCAAAACTGCTGACGGCATCTAATAATTTATCCATTTTACTGCCGGGAATAGGGATAAACTATGAATTTAATAATACTTCCATTGTATTTGGAGGCGTGCACAAAGGTTTTTCTCCACCGGGTATGCCTTCAGTTTCTTCTACTTCAGGACAAGCAATACCAGAGTCATCGATCAATTATGAACTTGGATACAGACATATTAGTGATGGTCTGAATTTTCAGGCAACTGGTTTTTTTAATGATTTTGACAATATTTTGGGGTCTGACAATGTATCAGGCGGAGGTTTGGGAACAGGTGACATGTTTAATGCGGGTCGTGCAAAAATTCAGGGACTTGAGTTTAGTATGGAATATGATATTTTGTATAAAAAAGGAACTTCCGATAATTTAAAACTGCCGGTATCATTAGCATATACGTACACATCAGCTACTTTTCAGGAGACTTTCACGAACGGAGGGGGAGACTGGGGGGGCGGGCTCATAAATGAACAAGATTTCATTCCTTTTGTATCTCCTCATTTGTTAACGGCTGTTATAGGTTTAGAGACAAGCAAGTTTAATGTTTCAGTTACAGGAAGATATACTGATGAAACCAGAGTTAAGCCCGGTAAAGGTGATACTAATCTTCCGGCTTCTCATATTAGTCTGTCAAATATTAATGCTCTCCCGGGATTTTTAATTTTAGACTTTTCAGCTAATTATAAACTGACAAAAAAAATCACTTTATTTTCCTTTATAAATAATCTTACAAATAACAGCGCGATAGTTGCCAATTTACCGCAGGGTTACAGACCTGCCATGCCTTTAAGTTTCAATGTAGGATTGAAAGCAGATTTTTAA